The Argopecten irradians isolate NY chromosome 6, Ai_NY, whole genome shotgun sequence genome has a window encoding:
- the LOC138325100 gene encoding serine-rich adhesin for platelets-like has product MDDSSNRRKTRSSGRKKASTKVADSGEDSSQVPDGAEANKSKTSGASPGRSSPEPDCAICLGRLQNKSFTDRCFHMFCFVCLQEWSKVKAECPLCKQKFTSIIHNVRSNEDYDQYPIPPKIPTWDQQARNFRYHTTLTLERRLQINIPDFRQHPQYQEHDYTLQRPSHHNHMTTRSHWRRQRQASSSDFRRRIYTNNLRLVEVSDPRMRTRDTTPSFFRSNPACTHRLVPWLNRELNALLQGQQENVQFVLELIMGRIKDMAITSEDFYQSVYPYIGRYTRHFMQEFEHFARSPYNMAAYDQHAVYQPQTLAVESDSDTDSILSVGNDDNNDDDDDVIVISPSQDSGRRRQPSPPHRPRERSSLTYRDLSPLLHRVRSLLEYPDPGSSHLGIGTPGWDSPTPGPSWAAEADVSDSSAAVTTVDEETVLDDGLRSMENAHAVKTEDERDIDVENSSSDDSDSSGAESDIVFVGYDRPWQERSPILLLSSSDDEDATAQSNLNGAIDRNSKHKEDKKPHSDRHRKRDSEMSKNHSKSSKRRRSRSRSWSRSRSRSSPRHESYRRRSSHSRSRSKYVSDYRRRRSRSRDRSGSKRKRMSSPISSDQSYAYRSRSNLLSWDRKRHRSKSSSVEITYVKRKKSKHKKKEKKHHRKHKSKKHKKRRRASDSEDSEGSRTQGRPRSLVTVVNKSNETIQKQRDEHEEEHKTISNDSSNNHTHKTSSSQPLASDSSVSNTNTVTTGTTSIAPVSTGSLDSKVTTTEPSDSKSNSIEPSVNKKPYKKHPTGHKKSSQNKNLSQPTSLQHASSEIVHPSHSYDSSSFTGNVSASSSQSTGNVFEPSIHSTENISASSSHSTENMSVSSLQSTGNISASSSHSTGNISASSSHSTENISASNLQSSGNMSGPTASSQSAENIDGDIHDHISKTSPESDQEKVTKESYTQGASPCDAQSPKDQSDGPVCVAADQSSSNISASDDRLKTLKDSDVESSNSDNSCEHQIPESSSSSKLNTIHDSDQNLTPAVSVVKRTSIELDQSSSDYNGDENKNVQTESDGVTMMPSDEAASSSIRTDDSRHSNDITDKYQSPPGTTNSGTRRLRHQSSTIEILDSDSSNSDSDTEVIECAGSAERGRGNEHKRSCVIVASPPVIGYPPNSVSDYSRYSGDQGQGPPSSTSEANVYDNSSTMPSLPSSPCVYSSPSLMYGSPMGSSLAIPGFNSLFHSSSASIMRTDGFVSNVAVSISTAGVQSQHMTNHVYRASPSGQWESHHSAHSISRANMGNVELVQTMSGVAHNNLYGSSCSASSSTMTYLPRTTCGTGLPTGASVQTYTNTEQSYVPTAGTSQYVPTTSQAPMVPSTSSQTNYLLNGNQLPNQESSQASLSPLPRYYTNPSSSGLWPQDRHIDVTNSSEGGSDVDVLFLSDNEDELREINIMDVTDEEEESFDDGSHVVDLGSVDLISDDSDVEIEETPGATGSVCQSLIGAGLPHGSVSDAVLEDDAERSRRTTCDLSLCVSDDDETTSHSHGQLNVCSSSEEDSNLLCNATSEDKIKNGNGVLSSYRNINEESDCISPVSSTDSHSASNLHGETDQTSTGSSLDCQNPKSKSNQIVSFNSSIVGLDSGTESDKTISSHSSVNCHSSILTEIAGMCNSESNCQNSDSSESVPSHMHSVVESLDSCLWKNSSSTDNDTQRVYNIACRGESSINYETSDKDSEMCDLSINNDSMCSSSENENQNIESVSDSSGNVGQTIGGSSKTESQNIDRMCDSSESENQKIEGIGGSLENERHNIDSICGSSENENQNIDRMCNSSENENQNIDRMCDSSENENQNIDRMCDSSENENQNIDRMCDSSENENQNIDRMCDSSENENQSIDRMCDSSENENQSIDRMCDSSVHSNRSINSPDSSNSDSSSSPHRNAISPVCGESKGVDENVEVNEKCVEYSSDDLNDTELSEGLSFSGSDVEGADNS; this is encoded by the coding sequence ATGGACGACAGCTCCAACAGGAGAAAGACCAGGTCCTCTGGTAGGAAAAAGGCAAGCACTAAAGTAGCCGATAGCGGGGAGGACAGCAGCCAGGTTCCTGATGGAGCAGAGGCCAATAAAAGTAAAACCAGTGGAGCATCTCCGGGGCGTTCCTCACCGGAACCAGATTGTGCGATATGTCTGGGACGTCTCCAGAACAAGTCCTTCACAGATCGCTGCTTTCACATGTTCTGCTTCGTCTGTCTACAGGAATGGTCCAAGGTCAAGGCAGAGTGTCCGCTGTGTAAGCAGAAATTTACCAGCATCATCCACAATGTAAGGTCAAATGAGGACTATGACCAGTACCCGATCCCACCAAAGATCCCGACCTGGGATCAACAGGCACGTAATTTCCGCTACCACACAACACTCACTTTGGAAAGAAGACTGCAAATCAATATTCCTGACTTTCGACAGCATCCACAGTACCAGGAGCATGATTACACGCTCCAGCGACCAAGTCACCACAATCACATGACGACTCGGTCACACTGGCGCCGTCAGAGACAGGCCTCCAGTTCCGATTTCCGTAGGAGGATCTACACAAACAACCTAAGACTTGTTGAGGTTAGTGACCCCAGAATGCGCACAAGAGATACAACGCCAAGTTTTTTCAGGAGTAACCCAGCATGCACTCACAGACTTGTCCCATGGTTGAACCGGGAACTCAATGCTCTGCTCCAAGGCCAGCAGGAAAACGTTCAGTTTGTTCTGGAACTCATCATGGGCAGGATTAAAGACATGGCCATCACAAGCGAGGACTTTTACCAAAGTGTTTACCCATACATAGGAAGATACACCAGACATTTCATGCAGGAATTTGAACATTTTGCTAGATCTCCCTACAACATGGCTGCCTATGACCAGCATGCGGTGTATCAACCACAAACCTTAGCTGTTGAGTCAGACTCGGACACAGACTCCATCCTCTCAGTAGgcaatgatgataataatgatgatgatgatgacgtaATTGTGATTTCTCCGAGTCAAGACAGTGGTAGGAGGCGTCAACCATCCCCGCCTCATCGTCCGAGAGAGAGAAGTTCTCTGACATACCGTGACCTCTCACCATTGTTGCACAGAGTAAGAAGCCTGCTGGAATATCCGGACCCGGGTAGTAGCCATCTGGGTATTGGCACGCCCGGGTGGGATTCCCCTACACCTGGACCATCCTGGGCTGCTGAGGCCGACGTGTCAGACTCATCAGCTGCTGTAACCACTGTGGATGAGGAGACAGTATTAGACGATGGACTTCGCTCCATGGAGAACGCACATGCAGTTAAAACAGAAGATGAGCGCGACATTGATGTAGAAAATTCCTCTAGTGACGATTCTGATTCTAGTGGAGCTGAAAGTGACATTGTGTTTGTAGGGTACGATCGACCCTGGCAGGAGCGTTCTCCAATATTACTTTTATCATCGAGTGATGATGAAGACGCTACTGCCCAGTCAAATTTAAACGGTGCCATTGATAGGAATTCTAAGCATAAAGAGGATAAAAAACCTCACAGTGACAGACATAGGAAACGGGACTCTGAGATGTCGAAAAATCACTCTAAATCCTCAAAGAGGCGAAGGTCACGATCAAGGTCATGGTCAAGATCTCGATCCAGATCTTCACCTCGGCATGAAAGTTACCGGAGAAGGAGCAGTCATtctaggtcaaggtcaaagtatGTGTCTGATTATCGTAGgcgaaggtcaaggtcaagagaTCGATCAGGATCAAAAAGGAAAAGAATGTCGTCTCCCATTAGTTCAGATCAGTCCTACGCTTACAGATCTAGATCAAACTTGCTGTCATGGGATCGTAAACGACACAGAAGTAAATCAAGTAGTGTTGAAATCACTTACGTAAAGCGAAAGAAATCAAAACACAAGAAAAAAGAGAAGAAACATCACAGAAAACATAAAAGTAAGAAGCATAAAAAAAGAAGGCGAGCTTCAGATTCGGAAGATAGTGAGGGTAGTAGGACTCAGGGTAGACCAAGGAGTTTGGTTACTGTGGTGAACAAATCAAACGAGACAATCCAGAAACAAAGGGATGAGCATGAAGAAGAACATAAAACCATTAGTAATGATAGTAGTAATAATCACACTCATAAAACTTCTTCTTCACAACCACTGGCGTCAGACTCGTCCGTCTCAAATACAAACACAGTGACAACAGGTACAACATCAATAGCACCGGTCTCAACAGGATCTTTAGATTCAAAAGTGACTACTACTGAACCTTCAGATTCAAAATCTAATTCTATAGAACCGAGCGTCAATAAGAAACCATATAAGAAACACCCAACTGGTCATAAAAAGAGTAGCCAGAACAAAAACTTATCACAGCCTACATCCTTGCAACATGCTTCCTCTGAAATTGTTCATCCATCACATTCATATGATTCATCCTCATTTACTGGAAATGTGTCTGCATCTAGCTCACAATCTACTGGAAATGTTTTTGAACCTAGTATACATTCTACTGaaaatatatctgcatctaGCTCACATTCTACtgaaaatatgtctgtatctAGCTTACAATCTACTGGAAATATATCTGCGTCTAGCTCACATTCTACTGGAAATATATCTGCGTCTAGTTCACATTCTACTGaaaatatatctgcatctaACTTACAatctagtggtaatatgtctggaCCTACTGCTAGCTCACAATCTGCTGAGAACATTGACGGGGACATTCATGATCACATTAGTAAGACATCACCTGAATCAGATCAGGAAAAGGTAACAAAAGAATCTTATACCCAAGGTGCTTCACCATGTGATGCACAATCGCCTAAAGACCAAAGTGATGGACCGGTCTGTGTGGCAGCAGATCAGTCCAGTAGTAACATTTCTGCATCAGATGATAGATTAAAAACCTTGAAAGACAGTGATGTAGAAAGTAGTAATTCAGACAACAGTTGTGAACATCAAATACCAGAGAGCTCTTCTAGTTCTAAGCTAAACACCATCCATGATTCTGATCAGAATTTAACACCAGCTGTATCTGTAGTAAAGAGAACCTCTATTGAGTTAGATCAATCATCATCAGATTACAATGGAGATGAGAACAAAAATGTGCAAACTGAATCAGATGGAGTTACTATGATGCCCAGTGATGAGGCAGCTTCCAGCTCTATTAGGACTGATGACAGCAGACACAGCAATGACATAACAGATAAATACCAGTCCCCTCCCGGTACAACTAACAGTGGGACACGTCGACTTAGGCACCAGTCAAGTACTATTGAGATCCTGGACTCCGACTCATCAAACAGTGACTCCGATACTGAAGTGATAGAATGTGCTGGGAGTGCAGAACGTGGGAGGGGTAACGAACATAAAAGGTCGTGTGTTATTGTCGCCTCTCCCCCAGTGATTGGTTACCCACCAAACAGTGTCTCGGACTACTCTAGATACTCTGGTGATCAAGGTCAGGGCCCACCCAGTAGTACGTCTGAGGCTAATGTGTATGACAACTCCAGTACAATGCCATCCCTCCCCAGTAGTCCCTGTGTCTACAGTAGCCCTAGCCTTATGTACGGTTCCCCAATGGGAAGTAGTCTAGCCATTCCAGGCTTCAACAGTCTCTTCCATTCCTCCAGTGCCAGTATCATGAGGACGGATGGCTTTGTCAGTAATGTGGCAGTGTCCATATCCACCGCGGGCGTACAGAGTCAGCATATGACCAACCATGTGTATCGAGCTAGTCCGAGCGGACAGTGGGAATCTCACCATTCTGCACATAGTATCTCTCGTGCAAACATGGGAAATGTTGAACTTGTACAGACAATGTCCGGCGTTGCTCACAACAATCTTTATGGCTCCTCATGCAGCGCGTCATCATCAACCATGACCTACTTACCGCGAACCACCTGTGGGACAGGTTTACCTACAGGGGCCTCCGTACAAACATACACAAACACAGAACAGTCGTATGTCCCTACTGCAGGTACAAGTCAGTATGTTCCCACCACAAGTCAGGCACCAATGGTACCAAGCACCTCTTCTCAGACAAACTATCTGCTAAATGGAAACCAACTTCCAAATCAGGAAAGTTCGCAAGCCTCACTCTCCCCTTTACCTCGGTATTACACAAATCCTAGCTCTAGTGGTTTGTGGCCACAGGACAGACATATTGATGTGACCAATAGCAGTGAGGGGGGCAGTGATGTGGATGTGCTATTTTTGTCTGATAATGAAGATGAATTGAGGGAAATCAACATAATGGATGTCACCGACGAGGAGGAGGAATCATTCGACGATGGATCCCATGTGGTAGATCTAGGAAGTGTTGATCTCATCAGCGATGACAGCGATGTCGAGATAGAGGAAACGCCGGGAGCAACAGGCAGTGTATGCCAGAGTCTGATTGGTGCTGGTTTACCACACGGGAGTGTGAGTGACGCAGTGCTGGAAGATGATGCAGAGCGGAGTCGCAGGACTACCTGTGATCTCAGTCTGTGTGTAAGTGACGACGACGAAACAACATCGCATAGTCATGGGCAGCTTAATGTTTGTTCTTCCTCAGAAGAAGACAGTAATTTATTGTGTAATGCAACTTCAGAAGATAAGATAAAAAATGGAAATGGTGTTTTATCATCATATAGAAACATCAATGAAGAATCAGATTGCATCTCACCAGTTAGCTCCACTGACTCTCATAGTGCCAGTAACTTACATGGAGAAACTGATCAAACTTCAACAGGGTCTAGTTTAGACTGTCAAAATCCTAAATccaaatcaaaccaaattgTTTCATTCAACTCTAGTATTGTTGGTCTTGATTCTGGCACCGAGTCGGACAAAACTATATCATCTCATTCTAGTGTCAACTGTCATAGTTCCATATTAACTGAAATAGCTGGAATGTGTAATTCTGAATCAAATTGTCAGAATTCAGATTCCAGCGAATCTGTACCATCTCATATGCATTCTGTGGTTGAAAGTTTGGATTCTTGTTTATGGAAGAACAGTTCTTCAACAGACAATGATACACAGAGGGTATACAACATAGCATGTAGAGGTGAATCATCAATCAATTATGAAACATCTGATAAAGATAGTGAAATGTGTGATTTATCTATAAACAATGACAGTATGTGTAGTTCATcagaaaatgaaaatcaaaacatcgAGAGTGTTAGTGATTCATCAGGCAATGTAGGCCAAACAATTGGTGGTTCATCAAAAACTGAAAGCCAGAATATTGACAGAATGTGTGATTCGTCTGAAAGTGAAAACCAGAAAATAGAAGGTATTGGTGGTTCATTAGAAAATGAAAGGCATAATATTGACAGTATATGTGGTTCATCAGAAAATGAAAACCAGAACATTGACAGAATGTGTAATTCATCAGAAAATGAAAACCAAAACATTGACAGAATGTGTGATTCATCAGAAAATGAAAACCAAAACATTGACAGAATGTGTGATTCATCAGAAAATGAAAACCAGAACATTGACAGAATGTGTGATTCATCGGAAAATGAAAACCAGAACATTGACAGAATGTGTGATTCATCAGAAAATGAAAACCAGAGCATTGACAGAATGTGTGATTCATCAGAAAATGAAAACCAGAGCATTGACAGAATGTGTGATTCATCTGTACATAGTAACAGGAGCATTAATTCACCTGATTCATCAAACAGTGATTCATCTAGCTCTCCTCATAGAAATGCAATAAGTCCAGTCTGTGGTGAAAGTAAGGGTGTCGATGAAAATGTAGAGGTAAATGAAAAATGTGTAGAATATTCATCAGATGATTTAAATGATACAGAACTAAGTGAAGGCTTGTCTTTCTCAGGCAGTGATGTTGAGGGAGCAGACAACAgctaa